In one window of Streptomyces sp. FXJ1.172 DNA:
- a CDS encoding SDR family NAD(P)-dependent oxidoreductase — MTDNLLTTPFGVQTTAAEVLAGIGLSGQRAIVTGGASGIGRETARVLAAAGAEVTIGVRDLAVGVRVAEEIAPANGPGTVDAAPLDLADQNSVHAFVAAWRGPLHILVLNAGVMASPLERTKEGWEMQFATNHLGHFALATGLHSALTAAHGARVVAVSSVGHVNGGVIFDDINFKQRPYDPWAAYSQSKTANVLFAVEAGRRWATDLIAVNALNPGRITSTRLGRHIGDISNSPASFDPTSTDVSWKNIEQGAATSVLLAASPLAEGVTGRYFEDCNEAGPHRPGVRRGVAAHAVDLHNAARLWQVSLDMLTTVSTAA; from the coding sequence ATGACCGACAACCTCCTCACGACCCCGTTCGGGGTGCAGACGACCGCCGCCGAGGTACTGGCAGGCATCGGCCTGAGCGGCCAGCGCGCCATCGTCACCGGGGGCGCTTCCGGCATCGGACGTGAAACCGCCCGGGTCCTGGCCGCCGCCGGCGCCGAGGTGACCATCGGCGTCCGCGACCTGGCCGTCGGCGTGCGGGTCGCGGAGGAGATCGCACCGGCAAACGGTCCGGGAACGGTCGACGCCGCGCCGCTCGACCTCGCCGATCAGAATTCGGTGCACGCCTTTGTGGCGGCGTGGCGGGGGCCGCTGCACATCCTGGTCCTCAACGCCGGCGTGATGGCCTCGCCGCTGGAGCGGACGAAGGAAGGCTGGGAAATGCAGTTCGCCACCAACCACCTCGGCCACTTCGCCCTCGCCACCGGTCTGCACAGCGCCCTGACAGCAGCCCACGGTGCACGCGTGGTCGCCGTCAGCTCGGTCGGCCACGTCAACGGCGGCGTGATCTTCGACGACATCAACTTCAAGCAGCGCCCCTACGACCCATGGGCTGCCTACAGCCAGTCCAAGACCGCCAATGTCCTGTTCGCGGTCGAGGCGGGCCGCCGCTGGGCGACCGACCTCATCGCCGTCAACGCCCTCAACCCGGGCCGCATCACCAGCACCCGGCTCGGCCGCCACATCGGGGACATCTCCAACAGCCCGGCCTCGTTCGACCCCACCAGCACCGACGTGTCCTGGAAGAACATCGAGCAGGGTGCCGCGACCTCGGTGCTGCTCGCCGCCTCTCCGTTGGCCGAGGGCGTGACCGGCCGGTACTTCGAGGACTGCAACGAGGCCGGCCCGCACCGGCCTGGTGTGCGCCGGGGCGTCGCCGCCCACGCGGTGGACCTTCATAACGCGGCCCGCCTGTGGCAGGTCTCCCTCGACATGCTCACGACCGTCTCCACGGCCGCCTGA
- a CDS encoding LLM class F420-dependent oxidoreductase, with translation MRVGLHALGIGDGARPEVIRAVATAAEAHGFARLWCGEHVVLVDGPASRYPYSADGRIAVPADADWLDPLLALSFAAAVTSRIEFATGVLLLPEHNPVVVAKQAATLDVLCAGRFSLGAGVGWSAEEFAALRVPFAGRGRRMEEYLAPMRTLWAEDPASFAGEFTRFEAIRVNPKPLRGGRLPVVVGGNSDAALRRAAALADGWYGFNVPAADVPARIAVLAHACARSGRAFDEFTVAVALGDGTPEHLPALAAAGVTELVVGAPPPGTDAAGVWGAELARTWLRPWPWPTDGFPQPCVDRLDQVRRVEGERSLRFSAKPGRSGSPVEPRGRWVGAQDGQAGDGDGGEPRRRVLSRGVSAAAFR, from the coding sequence ATGCGAGTGGGGTTGCACGCGCTCGGTATCGGTGACGGTGCCCGTCCCGAGGTCATCCGGGCGGTGGCCACGGCCGCGGAGGCGCACGGCTTCGCGAGGCTCTGGTGCGGCGAGCACGTGGTGCTCGTGGACGGGCCCGCCTCCCGCTACCCCTACTCCGCGGACGGCCGGATCGCCGTGCCCGCGGACGCCGACTGGCTGGACCCGCTGCTCGCCCTGAGCTTCGCGGCAGCGGTCACCAGCCGCATCGAGTTCGCCACCGGCGTGCTCCTGCTGCCCGAGCACAACCCGGTCGTCGTCGCCAAGCAGGCCGCCACACTCGACGTGCTCTGTGCCGGACGGTTCAGTCTCGGGGCAGGGGTCGGCTGGTCGGCCGAGGAGTTCGCGGCGCTCCGGGTCCCCTTCGCCGGGCGCGGGCGGCGCATGGAGGAGTACCTCGCCCCGATGCGCACCCTCTGGGCCGAGGACCCGGCCTCCTTCGCGGGGGAGTTCACCCGCTTCGAGGCCATCCGGGTCAACCCCAAGCCCCTGCGCGGCGGCCGACTCCCGGTCGTTGTCGGTGGCAACAGCGATGCCGCCCTGCGCCGCGCGGCCGCGCTCGCCGACGGCTGGTACGGCTTCAACGTCCCGGCGGCCGACGTGCCCGCCCGTATCGCCGTCCTCGCCCACGCGTGCGCCCGCAGCGGCCGCGCCTTCGACGAGTTCACGGTCGCCGTCGCCCTGGGCGACGGCACCCCCGAGCACCTGCCCGCGCTGGCCGCTGCGGGCGTCACCGAACTCGTCGTCGGCGCGCCCCCGCCGGGTACGGACGCGGCGGGCGTCTGGGGCGCCGAACTCGCCCGGACGTGGCTTCGCCCGTGGCCGTGGCCGACGGATGGCTTTCCGCAGCCGTGCGTTGATCGACTCGATCAGGTTCGTCGAGTAGAGGGTGAGCGGAGCCTGCGCTTTTCGGCGAAGCCGGGCAGGAGCGGTAGTCCTGTCGAGCCCAGGGGGCGGTGGGTGGGCGCACAGGACGGTCAGGCAGGTGACGGGGATGGCGGGGAGCCCCGCCGACGCGTCCTGAGCCGCGGTGTATCGGCTGCGGCCTTCCGCTAG
- a CDS encoding TetR/AcrR family transcriptional regulator, giving the protein MTGIDGGSARPGRPLRADAQRNEDRLLEAAADAFAREGAGASVKDIARAAGVGVGTLYRRFPSKELLIEAIYRQEVQRLCEAAQHLTATQSPVDALRTWMERFIDFMAAKQGMADALAVVLTDESEKVHTRSLLADAIAHLLGAAEGQSVARPGVEAQDVLMALGGISLMAASEERRDLATRLIDLLLHGVVTS; this is encoded by the coding sequence GTGACCGGCATCGATGGGGGCTCGGCGCGGCCCGGCAGGCCGCTGCGCGCCGACGCGCAACGCAATGAGGACCGACTGCTGGAGGCGGCAGCGGACGCCTTCGCCCGTGAGGGAGCGGGCGCCTCAGTCAAGGACATCGCCCGTGCGGCAGGTGTCGGCGTCGGCACCCTCTACCGCCGGTTCCCCTCCAAGGAACTGCTGATCGAGGCGATCTACCGGCAAGAAGTACAGCGCCTGTGCGAGGCGGCACAGCACCTCACCGCCACGCAGTCACCGGTGGACGCGCTGCGGACCTGGATGGAGCGCTTCATCGACTTCATGGCCGCCAAGCAGGGCATGGCCGACGCGCTGGCCGTGGTCCTCACCGACGAGAGCGAGAAGGTACACACCCGGTCACTGCTCGCCGACGCCATCGCCCACCTGCTCGGCGCCGCGGAGGGGCAGTCGGTGGCACGGCCAGGGGTCGAGGCGCAGGACGTGCTGATGGCCCTCGGCGGAATCAGCCTCATGGCCGCCAGCGAAGAACGACGCGACCTGGCCACCAGACTCATCGACCTGCTCCTGCACGGCGTCGTGACGAGCTGA
- the fumC gene encoding class II fumarate hydratase — MNTEHSADDRAGSAAQDEAPRIRDIPIGLHASGSRRETDSMGAIDVPADRYWGAQTQRSLIHFSIGDDRMPKAVYHAYGYVKKAAASVNGRAGRLPAWKADLIQRVADEVIAGELDDHFPLYVWQTGSGTQSNMNTNEVISNRAIQLAGGELGSKSPVHPNDHVNMGQSSNDTFPTAMHIAAVKEIHEHLLPAVRALQHAIETKARQWHDVVKIGRTHLEDAVPLTVGQEWSGYAHQLHQAVARVTTSAEGLYELAMGGTAVGTGLNAPPGFGEQVAAEIAEATGYPFTTAQNKFAAQGGLDAMAGASAGLRALAVPLMKIANDIRWLASGPRCGLDELILPANEPGSSIMPGKVNPTQCEAMVMVCIQVLSEDEAIAFAGTQGNFELNAMRPVIINNFLHAAGILADACTKMREYCVEGIQLNRDQIDAYVDRSLMLVTALSPVIGYDKASAIAHKADDEDTTLRSAALASGYISAEDFDRIVRPAAMVGQA, encoded by the coding sequence ATGAACACGGAACACTCCGCCGACGACCGGGCCGGGTCGGCCGCTCAGGACGAAGCCCCGCGGATCCGCGACATCCCCATCGGCCTGCACGCGTCCGGCTCCCGGCGGGAGACCGACTCCATGGGCGCCATCGACGTTCCCGCGGACCGCTACTGGGGTGCCCAGACGCAGCGGTCCCTGATCCACTTCTCCATCGGCGACGATCGGATGCCCAAAGCGGTCTACCACGCCTACGGTTACGTGAAGAAGGCCGCCGCCTCCGTCAACGGGCGCGCCGGACGGCTGCCGGCCTGGAAGGCCGACCTGATCCAGCGGGTGGCCGACGAAGTCATCGCGGGCGAACTGGACGATCACTTCCCGCTCTACGTCTGGCAGACCGGCTCCGGGACCCAGTCCAACATGAACACCAACGAGGTGATCAGCAACCGCGCCATCCAACTGGCCGGCGGCGAACTGGGCAGCAAGTCCCCGGTCCACCCCAACGACCACGTCAACATGGGACAGTCCTCCAACGACACCTTCCCCACCGCCATGCACATCGCTGCGGTCAAGGAGATACACGAACACCTGCTGCCCGCCGTGCGGGCGCTGCAGCATGCCATCGAGACCAAGGCACGCCAGTGGCACGACGTGGTGAAGATCGGCCGCACCCACCTGGAGGACGCCGTCCCGCTCACCGTGGGACAGGAATGGTCCGGCTACGCACACCAGTTGCACCAAGCCGTCGCCCGGGTCACGACATCCGCCGAGGGCCTGTACGAACTCGCCATGGGCGGGACGGCGGTCGGCACGGGGCTCAACGCCCCGCCCGGATTCGGCGAGCAGGTCGCGGCCGAGATCGCCGAGGCGACCGGGTACCCGTTCACCACCGCGCAGAACAAGTTCGCGGCCCAGGGCGGCCTGGATGCCATGGCCGGCGCGTCCGCCGGGCTGCGCGCCCTGGCGGTGCCCCTGATGAAGATCGCCAACGACATCCGGTGGCTGGCCTCCGGCCCCCGCTGCGGCCTCGACGAACTCATCCTCCCGGCGAACGAGCCCGGTTCCTCGATCATGCCGGGCAAGGTCAACCCGACCCAGTGCGAGGCCATGGTCATGGTCTGCATCCAGGTGCTGTCCGAGGACGAGGCCATCGCCTTCGCCGGCACCCAGGGCAACTTCGAACTCAACGCCATGCGCCCGGTCATCATCAACAACTTCCTGCACGCGGCCGGCATCCTCGCCGACGCCTGCACCAAGATGCGCGAATACTGCGTTGAGGGCATCCAGCTGAACCGGGACCAGATCGACGCCTACGTCGACCGGTCCCTCATGCTGGTCACGGCCCTCTCTCCCGTGATCGGTTACGACAAGGCCTCCGCGATCGCCCACAAGGCCGACGACGAGGACACCACCCTGCGTTCCGCCGCACTGGCTTCCGGTTACATCAGCGCCGAGGACTTCGACCGCATCGTCCGGCCCGCCGCCATGGTCGGTCAGGCATAG
- a CDS encoding SDR family NAD(P)-dependent oxidoreductase produces the protein MAGKIRAEGGAALGVDADITDPEEATAAVERVVIELGRVDILVNNAGVGMAGPVLNTPAQEWERMLTVNLQAMVHVTHAALPHLLSAAEDSPRRVADLVNISSTAGRVARPGTAVYSMTKFGVNGFTEALRQEVMRKRLRVSVVEPGTVDPSSSRTRGTRSERR, from the coding sequence TTGGCCGGGAAGATACGCGCCGAGGGCGGGGCTGCCCTCGGGGTGGATGCCGACATCACGGACCCGGAAGAGGCGACGGCCGCCGTGGAACGTGTGGTGATCGAACTCGGCCGCGTGGACATCCTCGTCAACAACGCTGGTGTGGGCATGGCCGGACCGGTCCTGAACACGCCGGCCCAGGAATGGGAGCGCATGCTGACGGTGAACCTCCAGGCCATGGTCCATGTCACCCACGCGGCGCTGCCGCACCTGCTGAGCGCGGCGGAGGACTCGCCCCGCCGGGTTGCGGACCTGGTCAACATCAGCTCCACCGCGGGACGTGTGGCACGGCCAGGCACGGCGGTCTACAGCATGACCAAGTTCGGTGTGAACGGGTTCACCGAGGCCCTGCGCCAGGAGGTCATGCGGAAGCGACTGCGCGTGAGCGTGGTCGAACCCGGGACGGTGGACCCGAGTTCGTCACGCACTCGCGGGACGAGATCAGAGCGTCGTTGA
- a CDS encoding NAD-dependent malic enzyme, whose translation MTDSHARTPAIPGVLVDPLRNRGVAFTPEEREALGLTGRLPSAVLTLDRQAQRAYQQMQAQSSDLAKNVYLEQLHDRNETLYFKVLTEHLAELLPIVYDPTVGEAIEKYSHEYRRPRGIFLSVDRPDDMEKAFATLQLGPEDVDLIVCTDAEEILGIGDWGVNGIQISVGKLAVYTAAAGIDPSRVVPVSLDVGTDRVSLQEDPLYLGNRHPRVRGADYDSFIEKYLETASSAFPDALLHFEDFGPSNARRILEQYGGRYRIFNDDMQGTGAITLAAALSAVKVSGVRMREQKLVVFGAGTAGVGIADQLRDTMIRDGADAERAAAQVWLVDKQGLLIRDMTDLRDFQQTYARDPAEIADWERSDGQISLLETVRRVEPTILLGTSTAHGAFTREVVEAMSEGTERPIIFPISNPTSRIEAMPADVIAWSRGKALVATGIPVEPVEYDGVTYRIGQANNALLYPGLGLGAIVSGASQVTAGMLLAAAQAVADQVDPSGPGASLLPAVDDLRESSAITATAVVKAALDDGVATSKPVDIEEAVRQAMWQPVYTDGAAA comes from the coding sequence ATGACCGACAGCCACGCGCGGACCCCAGCCATCCCCGGCGTCCTCGTCGATCCGCTGCGTAACCGCGGCGTTGCCTTCACACCTGAGGAACGGGAAGCCCTCGGCCTCACGGGGCGCCTGCCCTCCGCAGTGCTCACGCTCGACCGGCAGGCTCAGCGTGCCTACCAGCAGATGCAGGCTCAGAGCAGCGACCTCGCCAAGAACGTGTACCTGGAACAGCTGCACGACCGCAATGAAACCCTGTACTTCAAGGTACTCACCGAGCACTTGGCCGAACTGCTGCCGATCGTCTACGACCCCACCGTGGGCGAAGCGATCGAAAAGTACTCCCACGAGTACCGACGCCCGCGCGGCATCTTCCTGTCCGTCGACCGGCCCGACGACATGGAGAAGGCCTTCGCCACGCTTCAACTCGGGCCCGAGGACGTCGACCTGATCGTGTGCACCGACGCGGAGGAGATCCTGGGCATCGGGGACTGGGGTGTGAACGGGATCCAGATATCGGTCGGGAAGCTCGCGGTCTACACCGCGGCCGCGGGCATCGACCCGAGCCGTGTCGTTCCCGTGTCGCTGGACGTGGGTACGGACCGCGTATCGCTCCAGGAGGACCCGCTGTACCTGGGCAACCGGCATCCCCGCGTCCGTGGCGCCGACTACGACTCGTTCATCGAGAAGTACCTGGAGACGGCGTCGTCCGCGTTCCCCGACGCGCTCCTGCACTTCGAGGACTTCGGTCCCAGCAACGCACGGCGGATCCTGGAGCAGTACGGCGGCCGCTACCGGATCTTCAACGACGACATGCAGGGCACCGGAGCCATCACACTGGCCGCGGCCCTGTCCGCCGTCAAGGTCAGCGGTGTGCGGATGCGTGAGCAGAAACTGGTCGTCTTCGGCGCCGGGACCGCCGGCGTGGGCATCGCCGACCAACTGCGCGACACGATGATCCGCGACGGCGCGGACGCGGAGCGCGCCGCCGCACAGGTGTGGCTCGTCGACAAACAGGGACTGCTCATCCGGGACATGACCGACCTGCGCGACTTCCAGCAGACCTACGCGCGTGATCCGGCCGAGATCGCGGACTGGGAGCGGAGCGATGGTCAGATCTCACTGCTGGAAACGGTGCGCAGGGTCGAGCCGACCATACTGCTGGGCACCTCCACCGCGCACGGCGCGTTCACGCGTGAGGTCGTCGAGGCCATGTCCGAGGGCACCGAGCGGCCGATCATCTTCCCGATCTCCAACCCCACCTCCCGGATCGAGGCCATGCCCGCCGACGTCATCGCCTGGTCCAGGGGGAAAGCGCTCGTCGCGACCGGCATCCCCGTCGAGCCCGTCGAATACGACGGCGTGACCTACCGGATCGGTCAGGCCAACAACGCGCTGCTGTACCCGGGTCTGGGCCTGGGCGCGATCGTCTCCGGTGCGTCCCAGGTGACCGCGGGCATGCTGCTCGCGGCCGCGCAGGCGGTCGCCGACCAGGTCGACCCCTCGGGGCCGGGCGCCTCCCTCCTGCCGGCAGTGGACGACCTGCGGGAGTCGTCCGCGATCACGGCGACCGCGGTGGTGAAGGCGGCGCTCGACGACGGCGTGGCCACCTCCAAGCCGGTCGACATCGAAGAGGCTGTCCGCCAGGCCATGTGGCAGCCGGTCTACACCGACGGAGCAGCGGCATGA
- a CDS encoding SDR family NAD(P)-dependent oxidoreductase — protein sequence MSARLQNTVALVTGASSGIGEATALSLAAEGAAVALVARRP from the coding sequence ATGTCCGCACGTCTGCAGAACACCGTTGCCCTGGTGACCGGCGCCAGCAGCGGCATCGGCGAGGCAACCGCCCTGAGCCTCGCCGCGGAGGGCGCCGCCGTCGCCCTGGTCGCCCGGCGGCCGTGA